In Streptomyces sp. A2-16, a single genomic region encodes these proteins:
- a CDS encoding DUF2637 domain-containing protein, translating into MTATTDRKTPPLTRVHKVLIGLVATGAVIIAGIGFAGSYAAVQELAQHKGFGDFSYAFPIGVDAGIVVLLALDLLLTWIRIPFPLLRQTAWLLTVATIAFNGAAAWPDPLGVGMHAVIPVLFVVAVEAARHAVGRIADITADKHMEGVRLTRWLLSPVPTFRLWRRMKLWELRSYEQVIKLEQDRLVYQARLHQRFGRAWRRKAPVASLMPLRLAKYGVPISETAPAGLEAAGIPVPGELERLDVRQDRPALPQQAAADPVDVDLTEYHGHPEAVPEPETYYEGGFRHGGQLATAGGPLAARSDGRPAMVQARIDGPDWLPQQEPSRAEPFASEPEVNPYEAGEVVQSPIGDSSDALPAPESEVVDEATDPVAELEPDLTGVELLEWRYVRLSPEERALSGVKLGELLHKGTGFTPGTARKYLKPIIEKHG; encoded by the coding sequence ATGACTGCCACGACGGACAGGAAGACACCGCCCCTGACCCGAGTTCACAAGGTGCTGATCGGTCTCGTAGCCACGGGCGCTGTGATCATCGCAGGTATCGGTTTCGCAGGGTCGTACGCGGCGGTGCAGGAGCTCGCGCAGCACAAGGGGTTCGGGGACTTCTCGTACGCGTTCCCGATCGGCGTGGACGCGGGCATTGTCGTGCTTCTCGCGCTCGATCTGCTGCTGACTTGGATCAGGATTCCGTTTCCGCTGCTGCGTCAGACGGCGTGGTTGCTGACGGTTGCCACCATCGCCTTCAACGGCGCGGCGGCCTGGCCCGATCCGCTCGGGGTGGGGATGCACGCGGTGATCCCCGTTCTGTTCGTCGTCGCGGTGGAGGCGGCACGGCACGCGGTCGGCCGGATTGCCGACATCACAGCGGACAAGCACATGGAGGGCGTCCGCCTCACGCGCTGGCTGCTCTCTCCTGTCCCCACCTTCAGGCTCTGGCGCCGTATGAAGCTGTGGGAGCTGCGTTCCTATGAGCAGGTGATCAAGCTGGAACAGGATCGCCTGGTGTATCAGGCCCGGCTACACCAGCGGTTCGGCCGTGCCTGGCGCCGAAAGGCTCCGGTGGCGTCGTTGATGCCGCTCCGGCTGGCGAAGTACGGGGTGCCTATCTCCGAGACGGCGCCGGCGGGCCTGGAGGCTGCGGGTATCCCGGTACCCGGCGAACTGGAACGGCTCGACGTCCGCCAAGACCGCCCCGCCCTGCCGCAGCAGGCGGCCGCCGATCCGGTCGACGTCGACCTGACGGAGTACCACGGGCACCCCGAGGCGGTCCCGGAGCCGGAGACCTATTACGAGGGCGGGTTCCGGCACGGCGGCCAGCTGGCGACCGCTGGCGGACCGCTCGCGGCCCGCAGTGATGGACGGCCCGCGATGGTGCAGGCCCGTATCGACGGCCCTGACTGGCTGCCACAGCAGGAGCCCTCGAGGGCTGAGCCGTTCGCCTCCGAGCCGGAGGTGAACCCGTACGAGGCGGGCGAGGTGGTGCAGTCGCCAATTGGCGACTCCTCCGACGCCCTTCCGGCGCCTGAGTCGGAAGTCGTCGACGAGGCCACCGACCCCGTGGCGGAGCTTGAACCGGACCTGACGGGCGTTGAACTGCTGGAATGGCGCTACGTTCGCCTATCGCCGGAAGAGCGGGCCCTGTCGGGCGTCAAGCTCGGTGAACTCCTGCACAAGGGCACTGGATTCACGCCCGGGACTGCCCGGAAGTACCTCAAGCCCATCATCGAAAAGCACGGCTGA
- a CDS encoding type IV secretory system conjugative DNA transfer family protein gives MSRKEENPTPPTTDLSGLDPRKPSGLIVSKPRRGMGTASLAAGLPAWAAASGGADGGGPSLPELVNTVLSNWPLGGFPGFLGTAVVASGLGLVALRSKLDMAKAGPLNASDRAGFATPKELRKWLSESGLRKRADVLRPSLGEIKRRSISPHDLGLHLGIDLIYKRGLYLACEDVVLMYAPPRMGKSAQLGNGIIDAAGSVVVTSTRGDLYENTHQLRREHNRPVWVFNAGLSGVPNTLRWNLVEGCEDASTAIRRAGYILAASASGEDMENASFWEGHSFTVLSSYLLAAALKGGDLMMVRRWVTSPTEREPLEILQAHYDRVPAGWAQLLAQMLEAPERTRDSVYLTLVRSFQFMSHPEVTEIVSPRPGEQRFNVNDFLNSRGTLYVMGRDVRYGSVAPLFSALVGEIYDAAYVRADNSPGGRLDPYLRMVLDEAAVICPLPLHLWSADAGGRNIQLLISVQSPSQLRERWGRNGAQTIMNNSVRVVLGGLSLPDDLEELSLLSGEKDQEVASASTSDEDRKSQSVTVRRVRVMPQDAIRQMKEGTGLIFYRHLPPIRYRFTPVWERRDVRALVKQEKVQAKLDAKLKKKGVQVNGPVLPPQMPATAPVVPGQPGAVDAPPAAAPGIPGQPGPGNPATGADRWRYTG, from the coding sequence GTGTCACGCAAGGAAGAGAATCCCACACCCCCAACCACAGACCTGTCCGGCCTCGACCCCCGCAAGCCGTCCGGCCTCATCGTCAGCAAGCCCCGGCGGGGCATGGGTACCGCATCCCTGGCGGCGGGACTGCCCGCCTGGGCGGCAGCCTCCGGCGGGGCTGACGGTGGCGGGCCCTCACTGCCGGAGCTCGTGAACACGGTGCTTTCGAACTGGCCTCTCGGTGGCTTCCCCGGCTTCCTCGGTACGGCGGTGGTTGCCTCCGGCCTGGGCCTCGTGGCCCTGCGGAGCAAGCTCGACATGGCCAAAGCCGGACCCCTGAACGCCTCCGACCGCGCCGGGTTCGCCACCCCAAAGGAACTGCGGAAGTGGCTGTCTGAGTCGGGCCTGCGCAAGCGGGCTGACGTGCTCCGCCCGTCCTTGGGCGAGATCAAGCGCCGTTCGATCAGCCCTCATGACCTCGGCCTGCACCTGGGGATCGATCTCATCTACAAGAGGGGTCTGTACCTCGCATGTGAGGACGTCGTGCTGATGTACGCACCGCCCCGCATGGGCAAGAGTGCACAGCTCGGTAACGGGATCATCGATGCCGCCGGGTCCGTGGTGGTCACCTCGACCCGCGGTGACCTCTACGAGAACACCCACCAGCTGCGGCGCGAGCACAACCGGCCCGTCTGGGTCTTCAACGCGGGCCTGTCCGGTGTGCCCAACACGCTGCGCTGGAACCTGGTGGAGGGCTGCGAGGACGCCTCTACGGCCATCCGGCGGGCGGGCTACATCCTGGCGGCCTCGGCCTCCGGGGAGGACATGGAAAACGCGTCCTTCTGGGAGGGGCACTCCTTCACGGTGCTGTCCTCGTACCTGCTGGCGGCCGCGCTCAAGGGCGGCGACCTGATGATGGTCCGGCGCTGGGTCACCTCGCCCACAGAGCGGGAGCCGCTGGAGATCCTGCAGGCGCACTACGACCGTGTGCCGGCGGGCTGGGCTCAGCTGCTGGCACAGATGCTGGAAGCCCCCGAGAGGACGAGGGACAGCGTGTATCTGACGCTGGTCCGTAGCTTCCAGTTCATGTCCCACCCGGAGGTTACCGAGATCGTCAGCCCCCGGCCCGGCGAGCAGCGGTTCAACGTGAACGACTTCCTCAACAGCCGCGGCACCCTGTACGTGATGGGACGGGACGTGCGATACGGCTCCGTAGCTCCGCTGTTCTCCGCCCTGGTGGGCGAGATCTACGATGCGGCCTACGTCCGGGCGGACAACTCGCCGGGCGGCCGCCTGGACCCGTACCTGCGGATGGTCCTGGACGAGGCGGCCGTCATCTGCCCTCTGCCTCTTCACCTGTGGTCAGCGGATGCGGGCGGCCGCAATATCCAGCTCCTGATCAGCGTGCAGTCCCCCTCCCAGCTGCGTGAGCGGTGGGGGCGCAACGGTGCCCAGACCATCATGAACAACTCCGTGCGGGTCGTCCTCGGTGGGCTCTCCCTCCCCGATGACCTGGAAGAGCTGTCGCTGCTGTCCGGCGAAAAGGACCAAGAGGTGGCGTCGGCGTCCACCTCGGACGAGGACAGGAAATCCCAGAGCGTCACCGTTCGGCGAGTCCGGGTAATGCCCCAGGACGCAATCCGGCAGATGAAGGAAGGCACCGGTCTCATCTTCTACCGGCACCTTCCGCCCATCCGCTACCGATTCACCCCGGTGTGGGAACGCCGTGACGTGCGAGCCCTGGTCAAGCAGGAGAAGGTGCAGGCGAAGCTGGACGCCAAGCTGAAGAAGAAGGGCGTGCAGGTCAACGGACCGGTGCTGCCTCCGCAGATGCCTGCCACGGCTCCGGTCGTCCCGGGCCAGCCCGGTGCGGTGGACGCCCCGCCGGCTGCGGCGCCTGGCATCCCCGGCCAGCCCGGACCTGGCAACCCGGCCACGGGTGCCGACCGGTGGAGGTACACCGGATGA